In a single window of the Flavivirga spongiicola genome:
- a CDS encoding ankyrin repeat domain-containing protein, whose amino-acid sequence MKTIKCLIVCLVFVNILQAQSENIFWERDFWKTNPTIETIEEKVKEGHSATALNPFGFDAVVYAILEKAPNKSIKYLLSKEENDVNKLTHDKRTYIFWAAYKSNMELMKYLISKNAKMDLKDAHHFSVLTFAAVAGITNLDIYDLCIEHGIDIKNDVDEHGANALLLLMPHLKDFEVANYFMKKGLSLKSKDSDGNGVFNYTAKAGNKIMLEKLIERGISHKLNNKGGNAMLLATRGSRSGYNALDFFKYLEGLGIEANIVNNDGITPLHNLAYGNKDLETFNYFISKGVDVNQIDKDGNTALINASGRNSLGIITKLAENTKNINHVNNNGQSALTKSIGNAPQTISFLIKKGADVHVIDTRGNNLSYYLIKSFQAKKQETFNQKLKVLSNNGFDVTTIQKNGNTLFHLAVDADNIDLLKYVNALGVDINIKNKDGLTALHMSVMKAKNLKILKYLLSIGANKNIKTDFEESVYDLAKENELLNTHHIDFLK is encoded by the coding sequence ATGAAAACTATTAAATGTCTTATAGTATGTCTGGTCTTTGTAAATATTTTACAAGCGCAATCGGAAAATATATTTTGGGAAAGAGATTTTTGGAAAACGAATCCAACCATCGAAACCATAGAAGAAAAAGTTAAAGAAGGTCATAGCGCTACAGCATTAAACCCTTTTGGGTTTGATGCTGTAGTTTATGCTATTTTAGAAAAAGCTCCCAATAAATCTATTAAGTATTTACTATCAAAAGAAGAGAATGATGTTAACAAGCTAACACATGATAAGCGAACGTACATTTTTTGGGCGGCATACAAAAGTAACATGGAGTTAATGAAGTATCTTATTTCTAAGAATGCTAAAATGGATTTAAAAGATGCCCACCATTTTTCGGTTTTAACATTTGCTGCGGTAGCGGGCATCACTAATCTTGATATTTATGATTTATGTATAGAACATGGCATCGATATAAAAAATGATGTGGATGAACACGGTGCAAATGCTTTATTATTATTGATGCCTCATCTTAAAGACTTTGAAGTAGCCAACTATTTCATGAAAAAAGGACTGAGTTTGAAGAGTAAAGATAGTGATGGTAATGGGGTGTTTAATTATACGGCCAAAGCCGGCAATAAAATAATGCTTGAAAAATTAATCGAAAGAGGGATTTCACATAAATTAAATAATAAAGGAGGAAATGCAATGCTATTAGCAACCCGAGGTTCAAGAAGCGGATACAATGCGTTGGACTTTTTTAAATATTTAGAAGGCTTAGGCATCGAAGCCAATATTGTTAATAATGATGGCATAACGCCACTTCATAATTTGGCATATGGAAATAAGGACCTCGAAACATTCAACTATTTTATAAGTAAAGGCGTGGATGTAAACCAAATAGATAAAGATGGAAATACAGCACTTATTAACGCTTCTGGAAGAAACTCATTAGGTATTATTACCAAATTAGCTGAAAACACAAAAAACATTAATCATGTCAATAACAATGGACAATCTGCTTTAACAAAATCTATTGGTAACGCGCCCCAAACCATTAGCTTTTTGATTAAAAAAGGAGCAGATGTCCATGTTATTGATACTAGAGGAAATAATCTTTCTTATTATTTGATTAAATCATTTCAAGCTAAAAAACAAGAGACATTTAATCAGAAACTGAAAGTGTTATCTAACAATGGATTTGATGTGACTACGATTCAAAAAAACGGAAACACTTTATTTCATTTAGCAGTTGATGCTGACAACATAGATTTATTAAAATATGTGAATGCTTTAGGAGTTGATATAAACATTAAAAATAAAGATGGGTTAACGGCTTTACACATGTCAGTTATGAAAGCAAAAAACTTAAAAATCTTGAAATATTTACTATCCATAGGAGCTAATAAAAACATCAAAACTGATTTTGAAGAATCTGTTTATGATTTAGCCAAAGAAAATGAATTGTTAAATACACACCATATCGATTTTCTAAAATAA
- a CDS encoding 6-pyruvoyl trahydropterin synthase family protein, with product MDHNIRITKQFSFETGHALYGYDGKCKNVHGHSYKLSVTVIGKPITDHTNVKFGMVIDFGDLKKIVKEEIVNVFDHATVFNKNTPHVELAKELEDRGHNVLLVDYQPTSEMMVIDFSKKIKKRLPKHISLFSLKLQETDTSFAEWYAYDNH from the coding sequence ATGGATCATAACATTCGCATCACAAAACAATTTTCTTTCGAGACAGGTCATGCTCTCTATGGGTACGACGGTAAGTGCAAAAATGTACACGGCCACAGTTACAAGTTATCTGTAACGGTTATAGGAAAACCCATTACCGACCATACCAATGTAAAATTTGGGATGGTTATCGATTTTGGGGATTTAAAAAAAATTGTAAAGGAAGAAATCGTTAATGTATTCGATCATGCGACCGTATTTAATAAAAATACACCACATGTAGAGCTTGCTAAAGAGCTGGAAGATAGGGGACATAATGTGCTATTGGTAGATTACCAACCCACCAGTGAGATGATGGTTATCGATTTTTCTAAAAAGATAAAAAAACGTTTACCGAAACACATTTCATTATTTTCCTTAAAACTTCAGGAAACTGATACCTCTTTCGCAGAGTGGTATGCTTACGATAATCATTAA
- a CDS encoding DUF6607 family protein — MKRLAILPLLILTFSIHGNAQSKKKQDTEAIKKMCGCYEVTFNFAETFNYSKDSLYKPSKTKTDKGLEWAQLVENDKNKISIQHLLQVGSPSKPHIVKHWRQDWLFENTNFYMFNGDNTWNYVSKPKAEVKGQWTQKVYQVDDSPRYEGSSTWVHVDGKSYWENMTDAPLPRREYTKRSDYNITVRGNRHEITKNGWVHDQDNAKVIREKGKKDELLAKEKGYNTYVKVDDSRCKAAADWWVKNHEKWALVRSKWSDVYGRNKNLALESKVENKLLYKYLFSEDYTKADAINKVIESFVIK, encoded by the coding sequence ATGAAACGATTAGCCATTTTGCCACTATTAATTTTAACATTTTCAATACATGGAAATGCTCAAAGCAAGAAAAAACAAGATACAGAAGCCATTAAAAAGATGTGTGGATGCTACGAGGTTACCTTCAATTTTGCAGAAACTTTTAATTACAGTAAGGATTCGCTTTACAAACCATCAAAAACAAAAACAGATAAAGGATTAGAATGGGCGCAATTAGTTGAGAATGATAAAAACAAAATTTCAATTCAACATTTACTTCAAGTTGGATCCCCGTCTAAACCACACATAGTAAAACATTGGAGACAAGATTGGCTTTTCGAGAATACTAATTTTTACATGTTTAATGGAGATAACACCTGGAACTATGTGTCTAAACCAAAAGCTGAAGTTAAAGGGCAATGGACTCAAAAGGTATATCAAGTTGATGATAGTCCTAGATACGAGGGTTCTTCAACATGGGTACATGTAGACGGTAAGAGTTATTGGGAAAATATGACAGATGCTCCGCTTCCAAGGAGGGAATATACCAAACGTAGCGATTATAATATAACAGTTAGAGGCAACCGCCACGAAATCACTAAGAATGGCTGGGTACATGATCAGGATAATGCTAAAGTGATTCGTGAAAAAGGAAAAAAAGATGAGCTTTTAGCAAAAGAAAAAGGTTATAATACGTATGTAAAAGTTGATGATAGCAGATGTAAAGCAGCAGCAGATTGGTGGGTTAAAAACCATGAAAAATGGGCTTTAGTTCGTTCTAAATGGTCTGATGTTTACGGCAGAAATAAAAACTTAGCTTTAGAATCTAAAGTTGAAAATAAATTACTTTACAAATACTTGTTTTCTGAAGATTATACTAAGGCTGATGCCATTAACAAGGTTATAGAATCTTTCGTAATTAAATAG
- a CDS encoding MFS transporter has product MAKKDPYAALRIKEFNIFLLVRFILVFGWSMQFIIIEWQVYTITKDPLSLGIIGLMEIIPAFTMALFAGHIVDQKEKRNLLALCIAAFSLISLGLFLLTWDIIVKDWATRTILYSIYGLVFFGGFLRSFFGPTIFSLVALIVPKKVYPNAATWNSSTWQMAGVLGPAFGGLFIGWIGVHWSLCIIFGLVLLSLIILLQIKRKPILNPKIGESVAQSLKEGVEFVFKTKAILGAMTLDMVAVLFGGAIALLPLFAQDILKVGSEGFGVLRAAPAVGAFLTMLVTAYIPISKNAGMKLLAAIFGFGVCIIVFGLSSIFWVSLLALFFSGMTDGVSMVIRQTILQIKTPDHMRGRVSSVNSMFVGSSNELGAFESGITAKYMGAVTAVVFGGTMTLITVVTTGLVSPSFRKLDLTKDIEAHENED; this is encoded by the coding sequence ATGGCGAAAAAAGACCCGTATGCAGCCTTACGAATCAAAGAATTCAATATCTTTTTATTGGTTCGTTTTATATTGGTGTTTGGGTGGTCTATGCAATTTATTATTATTGAATGGCAGGTTTATACCATCACTAAAGATCCTCTTTCTCTTGGAATCATTGGTCTTATGGAAATAATTCCAGCGTTTACTATGGCTTTATTTGCAGGTCATATTGTAGATCAGAAAGAAAAACGAAATCTTTTAGCTTTATGTATAGCTGCTTTTTCATTGATTAGTTTAGGTTTGTTTTTATTAACCTGGGATATCATTGTTAAGGATTGGGCAACAAGAACAATACTTTACTCTATTTATGGCCTAGTATTTTTTGGAGGCTTTTTACGTTCTTTTTTCGGGCCGACCATTTTTTCTTTAGTCGCATTGATTGTTCCTAAAAAGGTTTACCCTAATGCTGCTACCTGGAATAGTTCTACATGGCAAATGGCAGGTGTTTTGGGTCCTGCATTTGGAGGGCTTTTTATTGGATGGATAGGTGTGCATTGGTCGCTTTGCATTATTTTCGGATTAGTTTTGCTATCCTTAATTATCTTATTACAGATAAAGCGGAAGCCTATTTTAAATCCAAAAATTGGTGAATCTGTAGCACAGAGTTTAAAAGAAGGAGTTGAATTTGTATTTAAAACAAAAGCCATTTTAGGTGCTATGACTTTAGATATGGTGGCTGTTTTATTTGGTGGTGCCATCGCCTTATTACCGTTATTTGCTCAGGATATTTTAAAGGTAGGAAGTGAAGGGTTTGGTGTATTACGCGCTGCACCGGCAGTTGGTGCTTTTTTAACCATGTTAGTGACGGCATATATCCCAATAAGTAAAAATGCAGGTATGAAATTACTAGCCGCTATTTTCGGATTTGGAGTTTGTATTATAGTCTTTGGGCTGTCGTCTATCTTTTGGGTTTCGTTGCTTGCGTTGTTTTTTAGTGGGATGACAGATGGTGTTTCTATGGTCATTAGGCAAACCATTTTACAAATTAAAACACCTGACCATATGCGTGGGCGTGTGTCTTCTGTAAATTCTATGTTTGTTGGGTCTTCTAACGAATTAGGTGCTTTTGAAAGTGGTATAACAGCAAAGTATATGGGAGCCGTTACAGCTGTCGTTTTTGGAGGTACGATGACATTAATAACCGTTGTTACTACTGGATTGGTGTCACCGTCGTTTAGAAAATTAGACTTAACAAAAGATATTGAGGCTCATGAGAACGAGGACTAA
- a CDS encoding GNAT family N-acetyltransferase, whose amino-acid sequence MIRKGNLSDIGHIIEITKSCAVAMMNKNIYQWNEHYPSKEAFFKDIERDELHVLEIENTIIGCITISTFMDEEYIPISWLTENTNNIYIHRLAIHPTHQGKGYAQDLMTFAETFAAKNNYISVRLDTFSQNHRNQKFYEHRGYKRLGNIYFPKQSKHPFYCYELIL is encoded by the coding sequence ATGATTCGTAAAGGGAACCTTTCAGATATTGGTCATATTATAGAGATTACCAAATCTTGCGCTGTAGCTATGATGAATAAAAATATTTATCAATGGAACGAACATTACCCCAGTAAAGAAGCCTTTTTTAAAGATATTGAGCGTGACGAATTACACGTTTTAGAAATTGAAAATACCATCATTGGTTGTATAACCATTTCTACATTTATGGATGAAGAATATATTCCCATTTCATGGCTAACTGAAAATACAAACAACATTTACATACATAGACTAGCCATACATCCAACACATCAGGGAAAAGGATATGCACAAGACCTTATGACTTTTGCTGAAACATTTGCTGCAAAAAACAACTATATTTCTGTACGATTAGATACCTTTTCTCAAAACCATAGAAATCAAAAATTTTATGAACATCGTGGGTATAAACGTTTAGGAAATATTTATTTTCCTAAGCAAAGCAAACACCCCTTTTATTGTTATGAATTAATACTGTGA
- a CDS encoding universal stress protein has translation MKNILVPVGSSKNALSHLQYAVDFAEAFEAKLFIVQVYNVYTKAGTMIKVDHIIERESNAFLKGLVSKIDTKKVEVVTKVLKGKLVDTLELASKAANIDLIIVEPRTNSIRDEVFLGKTSGKIIKQTQIPALIVPEGYKFKPFSNILLAIKSAIIKKNDALDPLLNIKNNFQASVNMLLVKTPYYKEGDFVVEQKLLDTVDNTTKTENATTFHGVLQHLQSYNPDMLCVVRRKRGFFTKKWEKNVILKKDFSSLIPVLVLRGLK, from the coding sequence ATGAAGAATATTCTAGTTCCTGTGGGGTCATCCAAAAATGCTTTGAGTCATTTACAATATGCTGTAGATTTTGCTGAAGCTTTCGAGGCAAAACTTTTTATTGTACAGGTATATAACGTCTATACAAAGGCAGGAACCATGATTAAAGTAGACCACATCATAGAGCGGGAGAGCAACGCTTTTTTGAAGGGTTTAGTTTCTAAAATTGATACTAAAAAGGTTGAAGTTGTTACAAAGGTTTTAAAAGGAAAGTTGGTTGACACTCTTGAACTGGCGAGTAAAGCAGCCAATATTGATTTAATTATAGTAGAACCCAGAACTAATTCTATTAGAGATGAGGTGTTTTTAGGGAAAACATCAGGAAAAATTATAAAACAAACCCAGATACCAGCATTAATTGTGCCTGAAGGATACAAGTTTAAACCATTTAGCAATATATTATTAGCTATTAAGTCTGCAATAATAAAAAAGAATGATGCCTTAGATCCTTTGTTAAATATTAAAAACAATTTTCAAGCTTCGGTAAATATGTTATTGGTAAAAACACCATATTATAAAGAAGGCGATTTTGTTGTTGAACAAAAACTATTAGATACTGTAGATAATACAACCAAGACAGAAAATGCGACTACGTTTCATGGCGTATTACAGCATTTACAATCTTATAATCCAGATATGCTTTGTGTTGTTAGACGTAAAAGAGGGTTTTTTACTAAAAAATGGGAGAAGAATGTCATTTTGAAAAAAGATTTCTCAAGTTTAATACCTGTTTTAGTTTTAAGAGGATTAAAATAA
- a CDS encoding TonB-dependent receptor, translating to MKNILALLLVIGCAYTTYSQATLKGIVKNQSNEVIPFANVYLDGTAFGTSTKEDGTFVIENVPFATYNMIASAVGYYQNSQSIVVNGHENTIVFTLENNTQLEEVELFGSRNRSAEKLETLTRLPLAPNEQLQSISILSHTLIDKQNALSLRDVTKNVAGVYTFATYGNIRESMSLRGYRGIPILKNGVRINSDFRGVGVITDMAGVDNIQVLKGVSAISQGLGGDLGSAGGVINIVTKTPKFYDGGEVSFRTGSFGQVRPTFDFYGPLDKKQTVAFRVAGAYDSADSYRSKVNSERFYINPSLAWKPNEKTNIILEMDYTDASVTPDQGTINLGDYATNDIYRLPNNNFLGFDSDRNNSINTTYAVRFEREINDNLSLKAGLFSSNLETYAETSYVYQGGGRTGLDVLTGGQRYREYYAGGRLDKNSVLQIDLLGKNIKTGTFKHTFQIGVDYRNTEFDNTAYTTTYPTDNPYVDIIDVLQPINNVLPGGISVAVNPDRATGSKTKSYGFTIQDKITLTAWADVFLGLRYTSLERTKGNFLGRSLAGSKRDDAFNPLLGFNIKPIKNIIVFGSYASSSNPMTSFYRDINGNELGTERWDQFETGIKSTWLNNALRFNVTYFSTSSKNLNLEALDGNGTSLGYYLKGGEDTRNGIEIELIGRVLPNLEIIAGYSYLDAKYKDHVSYYYNSSPLNTPKNTANFWTRYRFKESLKGLSLGAGVYYLGKRPHNVWSRDYTHTGVVPGVKPFDLKAYTTVNIQSSYQFNSKLSLDVFANNVFNEVGYNAYRTVYLNRISPATFGTTLRYKF from the coding sequence ATGAAGAACATACTAGCATTACTACTAGTAATAGGTTGTGCGTATACAACTTATAGTCAAGCCACATTAAAAGGCATTGTAAAAAATCAATCTAATGAAGTTATTCCGTTTGCAAATGTATATTTAGATGGCACGGCATTTGGAACATCTACCAAAGAAGATGGAACCTTTGTTATAGAAAATGTTCCTTTTGCCACATATAACATGATCGCAAGTGCTGTAGGTTACTACCAAAATTCACAAAGTATTGTGGTAAATGGACATGAGAATACTATTGTTTTTACATTAGAAAATAATACACAATTAGAAGAGGTCGAACTTTTTGGTTCGAGAAATAGAAGCGCGGAAAAGCTAGAAACCTTAACCAGGTTGCCTCTGGCACCTAATGAGCAATTACAAAGTATTTCTATTTTGTCTCATACCTTAATAGATAAGCAAAATGCTTTAAGCCTAAGGGATGTTACTAAAAATGTTGCAGGTGTTTATACGTTTGCAACCTACGGAAACATAAGAGAAAGTATGTCTTTAAGAGGTTATAGAGGGATACCTATTTTAAAAAATGGGGTTAGAATCAATTCCGATTTTAGAGGTGTTGGTGTTATTACAGATATGGCTGGCGTTGATAACATTCAAGTATTAAAAGGGGTCTCTGCTATTAGTCAGGGATTGGGCGGCGATCTTGGTTCTGCCGGAGGTGTTATAAATATAGTAACCAAAACACCTAAGTTTTATGATGGAGGTGAAGTAAGTTTTAGAACAGGAAGCTTCGGGCAAGTACGTCCTACGTTTGATTTTTATGGCCCTTTAGACAAAAAACAAACAGTTGCTTTTAGAGTTGCTGGTGCTTATGATAGCGCAGATAGTTATAGAAGTAAAGTTAATTCAGAACGTTTTTATATCAACCCTTCTTTGGCCTGGAAACCTAATGAGAAAACAAATATTATTTTAGAAATGGATTATACGGATGCTAGTGTAACTCCAGATCAAGGGACTATAAACTTAGGTGATTACGCTACTAATGATATCTATAGACTTCCAAATAACAATTTTTTAGGTTTTGATTCTGATAGAAATAATTCAATAAATACAACGTATGCCGTTAGGTTTGAAAGAGAAATAAATGATAATTTAAGCTTAAAAGCAGGTCTGTTTTCATCTAATTTAGAAACATATGCAGAAACCTCTTATGTATATCAAGGCGGAGGTAGAACTGGTTTAGATGTGCTTACCGGAGGGCAAAGATACAGAGAGTATTATGCCGGAGGTAGATTAGATAAAAACAGTGTATTACAAATTGATTTATTGGGAAAAAATATCAAAACGGGGACATTTAAACATACTTTCCAGATAGGTGTGGATTATAGAAATACAGAGTTTGATAATACTGCATATACAACAACGTATCCTACTGATAATCCTTATGTAGATATTATCGATGTTTTACAACCTATCAACAATGTATTACCCGGTGGTATTAGTGTCGCTGTAAATCCAGACAGAGCCACAGGTTCTAAAACAAAATCTTATGGATTTACCATTCAGGATAAAATAACATTAACAGCATGGGCAGATGTGTTTTTAGGATTGCGTTATACATCCTTAGAAAGAACCAAAGGTAATTTTCTAGGGAGAAGCTTAGCAGGTTCCAAACGAGACGATGCCTTTAACCCATTATTGGGGTTCAATATCAAACCTATAAAAAATATTATCGTATTTGGCTCGTATGCAAGCAGCTCTAATCCCATGACGTCTTTTTACAGAGATATTAATGGTAATGAATTAGGCACTGAGCGTTGGGACCAGTTCGAAACAGGTATTAAATCTACTTGGTTAAATAATGCATTACGATTTAATGTGACTTACTTTTCAACCTCAAGTAAAAACTTAAACCTTGAAGCTTTAGATGGTAATGGGACTTCATTAGGCTACTATTTAAAGGGCGGAGAAGATACTAGAAATGGTATAGAAATTGAATTAATAGGTCGTGTTTTACCTAATTTAGAAATTATTGCCGGATACTCTTATTTAGATGCTAAATACAAAGACCATGTCTCTTATTATTACAATTCCAGCCCATTAAACACACCAAAAAACACAGCTAACTTCTGGACAAGATATCGTTTTAAAGAATCGTTAAAAGGTCTCTCGTTGGGAGCGGGTGTTTATTATTTAGGAAAACGACCTCACAATGTATGGTCTAGAGACTATACGCATACGGGTGTTGTCCCAGGAGTTAAACCTTTCGATCTAAAAGCTTATACAACAGTAAATATCCAATCCTCTTATCAATTTAATTCAAAATTAAGTTTAGACGTTTTTGCCAATAATGTGTTTAACGAAGTAGGGTATAATGCCTATAGAACAGTTTATTTAAACAGAATTTCTCCAGCAACTTTTGGAACAACATTACGATATAAATTTTAA
- a CDS encoding DUF2271 domain-containing protein: MKKHTLTFKALPVLAIVLFVFFGFNKSRLTNASSYKCMIQMTNYTGEGAYVVISLLNPEGAYEKTLHVQGDDDEWYSDITEWWKFHGKVRSNIDAITGATISGGGRTISVIQIDDDKIDKGYKIRFESAVEDQAYYKNDVEFELTSESVKSKFEGNGFIRYVRIMPQ; the protein is encoded by the coding sequence ATGAAAAAACATACATTAACTTTTAAAGCGCTTCCTGTACTTGCGATAGTCCTATTTGTTTTTTTTGGATTTAATAAAAGTAGGCTCACAAATGCATCATCTTATAAATGCATGATACAAATGACCAATTATACCGGGGAAGGTGCTTACGTAGTAATTTCATTGCTAAACCCAGAAGGAGCATATGAGAAAACACTCCACGTTCAAGGTGATGATGATGAATGGTATTCTGATATTACTGAATGGTGGAAATTTCATGGAAAAGTGCGCTCAAATATAGATGCCATTACCGGAGCGACTATTAGTGGAGGCGGACGTACCATAAGTGTTATTCAAATAGATGATGATAAGATTGACAAAGGTTACAAAATCCGTTTTGAATCGGCCGTTGAAGACCAAGCGTATTATAAGAATGATGTGGAGTTTGAATTAACTTCTGAATCTGTAAAAAGTAAATTTGAAGGCAACGGTTTTATACGTTATGTGCGTATAATGCCTCAATAA
- a CDS encoding MATE family efflux transporter, producing MSTDISLKHINKLAIPALISGISEPILSLTDAAIVGNIDLNATESLAAVGIVTTFLSMLIWVLGQTRSAISSIVSQYVGANQLEKIKNLPAQAIFIITSLSVLIIIGTYPFAQSIFKLYNASDLILDYSVDYYKIRVFGFPFTLFTIAVFGAFRGLQNTYYPMIIAIIGASANIILDIILVYGISGFIPAMHIKGAAYASLIAQFIMAILSAYYLLKKTSIPLKLSFPFNEEIIRFIIMILNLFVRTLALNVTLYFATRFATGYGAAYIATYTIAINLWFFAAFFIDGYASAGNILSGKLFGGKAYDLLLKLSNRLIKYAIIIGVLLALVGAIFYYPIGRLFSKDPEVLALFYDSFWIILIMQPLCSLAFIFDGMFKGMGKMRSLRNVLLFSTFIVFVPILFWLDYLGYKLHGIFIALTFWILARGIPLIIKFRKIFIPLS from the coding sequence GTGAGTACAGATATCAGCTTAAAGCATATAAACAAATTAGCCATACCAGCACTTATTTCTGGTATATCAGAGCCTATTTTATCATTAACGGATGCTGCCATCGTTGGAAACATAGACTTAAATGCTACCGAGTCTTTGGCAGCAGTTGGTATTGTTACCACCTTCTTATCCATGCTAATTTGGGTGTTAGGGCAAACACGAAGTGCCATATCGTCTATTGTATCACAATATGTTGGCGCTAATCAACTCGAAAAAATCAAAAATCTACCAGCACAAGCTATTTTCATTATAACATCCTTAAGTGTTTTAATTATAATAGGCACCTATCCTTTTGCCCAAAGCATTTTTAAATTATACAATGCCTCCGACCTCATTTTAGACTATAGCGTCGATTATTATAAAATTCGTGTTTTCGGATTTCCATTTACATTATTTACTATTGCTGTTTTTGGTGCTTTTCGAGGTTTACAAAATACTTATTACCCTATGATAATTGCTATTATAGGAGCCTCTGCTAATATTATATTGGACATTATTTTAGTTTATGGTATTTCAGGTTTTATTCCCGCCATGCATATAAAAGGAGCTGCCTATGCAAGTCTTATAGCTCAATTTATAATGGCTATTTTATCAGCCTATTACTTATTAAAAAAGACAAGTATCCCTTTGAAATTAAGCTTTCCTTTTAACGAAGAAATCATTAGATTTATTATAATGATTCTTAATCTATTTGTTAGAACGCTAGCCCTTAATGTTACGCTTTACTTTGCTACTCGTTTTGCTACAGGCTATGGCGCTGCCTATATTGCAACCTATACTATTGCTATAAATTTATGGTTCTTTGCAGCTTTTTTTATTGATGGTTATGCAAGTGCTGGTAATATTTTATCAGGAAAATTATTTGGTGGTAAGGCGTATGATTTACTCCTTAAACTAAGTAATAGATTAATTAAATATGCTATAATTATAGGTGTTTTACTAGCTCTAGTTGGTGCTATTTTTTATTATCCAATTGGAAGGCTTTTTTCTAAAGACCCAGAAGTATTAGCTCTTTTCTATGACTCTTTTTGGATTATACTTATCATGCAACCTTTATGCTCGTTAGCATTTATTTTCGATGGTATGTTTAAGGGTATGGGCAAAATGAGATCTTTAAGAAACGTGTTGCTGTTTTCGACCTTTATTGTTTTTGTACCAATTCTTTTTTGGTTAGATTATTTAGGCTATAAACTACACGGTATATTTATTGCTCTTACATTTTGGATTCTGGCCAGAGGTATTCCTTTAATTATAAAATTTAGAAAAATATTTATTCCGCTTTCTTAA
- a CDS encoding UDP-2,3-diacylglucosamine diphosphatase, with the protein MQIPKGKKIYFASDNHLGAPTREASLPREKKFVAWLDEVKQDAAAIFLLGDLFDFWMDYKKVVPKGFTRTLGKLAEISDSGIPIYYFVGNHDLWMNGYFEEELNIPVYHKPKEFTFNNKTFFIGHGDGLGPGDKGYKRMKKVFTNSFCKWLFRWLHPDLGVKMAQYLSVKNKLISGEEDAKFLGEDNEWLVQYCKRKLEDKHRDYFVFGHRHLPLDIDLKNHSKYINLGDWISYYTYGVFDGDRFELKEY; encoded by the coding sequence ATTCAAATTCCTAAAGGAAAAAAAATATACTTTGCCTCTGATAATCATTTAGGAGCACCAACCAGAGAAGCATCACTTCCTCGCGAAAAAAAGTTTGTAGCTTGGTTAGATGAAGTCAAACAAGATGCTGCTGCTATTTTTCTTTTAGGCGATTTGTTCGACTTTTGGATGGACTATAAAAAAGTAGTCCCAAAAGGCTTTACAAGAACATTAGGTAAATTAGCTGAAATCTCAGATTCAGGAATCCCCATTTATTACTTTGTTGGTAATCATGATTTATGGATGAACGGCTATTTCGAAGAAGAACTTAACATTCCCGTTTACCACAAACCAAAAGAATTCACATTTAACAACAAAACATTCTTTATTGGCCATGGTGATGGACTAGGCCCTGGAGACAAAGGCTATAAACGTATGAAAAAAGTGTTTACAAATTCGTTTTGTAAATGGTTGTTTAGATGGTTACATCCAGATTTAGGGGTGAAAATGGCACAATATTTATCAGTAAAAAACAAACTTATTTCTGGCGAAGAAGATGCTAAATTTTTAGGTGAAGACAACGAGTGGTTAGTACAATATTGTAAACGAAAATTAGAAGACAAACACCGCGATTATTTTGTGTTTGGGCATCGCCACTTACCGTTAGACATCGATCTTAAAAATCATTCAAAATACATCAATCTTGGTGACTGGATTTCTTATTATACCTATGGTGTTTTTGATGGAGATCGTTTTGAACTGAAGGAATATTAG